The following are encoded together in the Bos javanicus breed banteng chromosome 4, ARS-OSU_banteng_1.0, whole genome shotgun sequence genome:
- the TSPAN13 gene encoding tetraspanin-13 isoform X1, translated as MVCGGFACSKNCLCALNLLYTLVSLLLIGIAAWGIGFGLISSLRVVGVVIAVGIFLFLIALVGLIGAVKHHQVLLFFYMIILLLVFIVQFSVSCACLALNQEQQAQLLEVGWNNTASARDDIQRNLNCCGFRSFNPNDTCLASCVKSSHPCSPCAPIIGRYAGEVLRFVGGIGLFFSFTEILGVWLTYRYRNQKDPRANPSAFL; from the exons TTGGTTAGCCTGCTTCTGATTGGAATTGCCGCATGGGGCATCGGCTTCGGGTTGATTTCCAGTCTCCGTGTGGTCGGCGTGGTCATCGCAGTTGGCATCTTCTTGTTCCTGATCGCGTTAGTGGGGCTGATTGGAGCTGTGAAACACCATCAGGTGTTGCTttttttt TACATGATTATTCTCTTGCTTGTATTCATTGTCCAGTTTTCAGTATCATGTGCTTGTTTAGCCCTGAACCAGGAGCAACAG GCTCAGCTCCTGGAAGTTGGTTGGAACAATACAGCAAGTGCTCGGGATGACATCCAGAGAAATTTAAACTGCTGTGGGTTCCGAAGTTTTAACCCGAATGATACCTGTCTGGCA AGCTGTGTGAAAAGCAGCCACCCGTGCTCACCCTGTGCTCCGATAATAGGAAGATACGCGGGAGAGGTTTTGAGATTTGTCGGTGGCATTGGCCTCTTCTTCAGTTTTACAGAG ATCCTGGGTGTTTGGCTGACCTACAGATACAGGAACCAGAAAGACCCTCGTGCTAATCCCAGCGCATTCCTTTGA
- the TSPAN13 gene encoding tetraspanin-13 isoform X2: MGSRSFCRLLYQLVSLLLIGIAAWGIGFGLISSLRVVGVVIAVGIFLFLIALVGLIGAVKHHQVLLFFYMIILLLVFIVQFSVSCACLALNQEQQAQLLEVGWNNTASARDDIQRNLNCCGFRSFNPNDTCLASCVKSSHPCSPCAPIIGRYAGEVLRFVGGIGLFFSFTEILGVWLTYRYRNQKDPRANPSAFL; this comes from the exons TTGGTTAGCCTGCTTCTGATTGGAATTGCCGCATGGGGCATCGGCTTCGGGTTGATTTCCAGTCTCCGTGTGGTCGGCGTGGTCATCGCAGTTGGCATCTTCTTGTTCCTGATCGCGTTAGTGGGGCTGATTGGAGCTGTGAAACACCATCAGGTGTTGCTttttttt TACATGATTATTCTCTTGCTTGTATTCATTGTCCAGTTTTCAGTATCATGTGCTTGTTTAGCCCTGAACCAGGAGCAACAG GCTCAGCTCCTGGAAGTTGGTTGGAACAATACAGCAAGTGCTCGGGATGACATCCAGAGAAATTTAAACTGCTGTGGGTTCCGAAGTTTTAACCCGAATGATACCTGTCTGGCA AGCTGTGTGAAAAGCAGCCACCCGTGCTCACCCTGTGCTCCGATAATAGGAAGATACGCGGGAGAGGTTTTGAGATTTGTCGGTGGCATTGGCCTCTTCTTCAGTTTTACAGAG ATCCTGGGTGTTTGGCTGACCTACAGATACAGGAACCAGAAAGACCCTCGTGCTAATCCCAGCGCATTCCTTTGA